From Leishmania infantum JPCM5 genome chromosome 21:
GAAGGAGACGTCGGTGGAGTAAACCGGCACGTCCGCTCTCGGCCACTGATTCGCGCCCCTCTCCAGCAACACATCACTCACATTGaagcccacacgcacacgcacctcccACAGCCATAcaaagaaggggagagggggaggggaacgatcgtctcctccttcccctctaCCTGCCCGCATCCGTCAGACCTCCCCGACATGTCTCCCTGTCACCATTCCTCACCTTTCTACCCTTCCGCACCCCGCAACGACACACATCCAATTCGACCAGCAAACCACGCGTCCTTGCCAACCCACAACCACCATCAACTCTTCATCAAGCAAcatctcttctctcctcttccgctcatacccccccctccccactaCCCTTCACTCCGTCACAATGGCCACCCGCGTGAACAACCTCCTGAGCCACATCGCTATCCGCGACTCGGATAGCGAGGAGATGCGCTACATCAAGCAGCGTCTCGCgctcgcctccctcgccaCCCAGTTCACCATGTCCTCGGAGAAGATGAAGCAGCTCACCATGTACATGATCCACGAGATGGTGGAGGGTCTTGAGGGCCGCCCGAGCACCGTGCGCATGCTGCCGTCCTTCGTGTACACGTCCGACCCGGCCAAGGCCACCGGTGTGTACTACGCGCTCGACCTCGGCGGCACGAACTTCCGTGTGCTTCGTGTgagcctgcgcggcggcaaggtgGACGACCGCACCGACTCGAAGTTCGTCATCCCGAAGAGTGCCCTGGTTGGCGACGCCACGGACCTGTTCGACTTCATTGCGCAGAGCGTGAAGAAGATGATGTCGGAGAACGCCCCCGACGACCTGGAGAAGCGCGTGCCGCTGGGGTTCACCTTCTCCTTCCCGGTGGACCAGAAGGCCGTCAACAAGGGACTGCTGATCAAGTGGACAAAGGGCTTTTCGACGAAGAACGTGGAGGGCAACGAtgtggtggagctgctgcaagcgtcgctgcgccgcgtgcgcgtcaaCGTGAACGTCGTGGCGCTCTGCAACGACACCGTCGGCACGCTGGTGGCCCGCTACTTCGTGGACACGGACGTGCAGGTGGGCGTCATCATCGGCACCGGCTCCAACGCCTGCTACTTTgagcgcgcctctgccgtcaCGAAGGACCCCGCCGTGTCTGCccgcggcaacgccgtcacGCCGATCAACATGGAGTGCGGTAACTTCGACTCCAAGTACAAGTACGCGCTGCCCATCACCGTGTACGATGATGAGATGGACGCGATCACCCCCAACCGCGAGAACCAGCGCCAAGAGAAGCTCGTCTCCGGCATGTACCTGGGTGAGATCTCTCGCCGCTTGATCGTGCACCTGGCTCAGCTCGGCTGCCTGCCCCGCGGGCTGGTGGATGGCCTGTGCAGACCGTGGGCATTCGAGAGTAAGCACATGGGTATGATCGCCGCCGATCAGATGCCCGGCCTGCAGTTCACCCGCGAGCTCATCAAGCGCATCGCTGGTGTGGATGTGACTGATATGTCCGACCTGCACACAATTCGCGAGGCCTGCTGCCTGGTGCGTAACCGCGCCGCTCAGCAGGGCGCTGTCTTCACTGCTGCTCCGATGCTCAAGACCCGCACGCAGGGtctcgccaccgtcgccgtcgacggctCCGTGTACGAGAAGACGCCGTCCTTCCAGCGCCTGTACCAGGAGTGCATAACGAGCATCCTCGGAAGCACGTCGAACGTgaaggtggtgctgcagaggGACGGTagcggtgtcggcgccgcgATGATCTGCGCGCTGGCCGCCAACAAGAAGTAGGCagcgcgtcagcagcagcacgcacatgcgcctTTTAGGGGGAACGCGGCAGGgacagaagaaaaagaggagagagacgactGAGATGCGGTTGTGAAGGTCCGGGTGTGGAGCGCGACTGCCCTCCAAGCCAGCACACGCTGCACAttttctctcctctcacGGTTCTCCTTCGTCTTCACCCActcccttcttctccctccaaCTTCTCTTTGCCCAGCGCAGGTAGATGCATGTGTGTCCGCTTGTGCacgcaggcgtgcgtgcctctGGGCTGCTACCTCTTCTCCattccctcccccaccttcACCCCTCATCTGTTGCTGCCTCCCCTCGTCCCCCACGCAGCGTGTGTGCAATGTTGCATGTGCTGCCACGCCTTTCTTCAGTCCCTCGTGATGGGCGGCGGgagcaaggagagagaggggggcgggtgttgagacacacgcgcatgcgcaacgcgaaaaggggaggaggggcctAAGGAGCGTCGCGATTTAGATAGGCAGCTGCACCACTGCACAGCGTGGAAGGAGCGCCCACGCACATGGACGCGGGGTAGGCGGCAGACGGgatgggaggggaggaggtgaaTGTATATCTTGGCGATGGGCGCCCCCGTCTGTGCTTTGTGTTGTGGCGCGTCTTCGCCAGcgacacagacgcgcgcgccccctccccctctccctccctcgtaGTGTTTCCGCGCACGAATGCCGTGCAACGTCGGCCCCGACTCcttcgcacgcacacgcctcccctctcccccttctctctctccctcgtcccCATCGATCCTCTTCCCGCCTCGCGCCACCTCTGCCTATCGAGCTGCATgaaaaacagcagcagagcacgaGAGAGCCGGGAGGGCAGAGGTGCCGAGAGCACGGCTGAAATGACGATGGGATACGAGAGGTGGGGGAAAGAGACGATGCAAGGTAAGGGAtaaagcgcgtgcgcgactgtgtgtgtgtgtactgAGCGagtgctggcgcagcgtccCTCCCAACTCTCAAGCTCTTGCTGGCAGCCTCAGTCGCACAGCcgcgctctcctccttccccccaccccccaccccccacccccaaccGTGCATGCATGGATCAAgtcggcgcacacacgcgcacgcaggcatgTGCATGCCCATTAACGAAAACGGTAATTTgatctcttcctcttctccctaTATCTTCTATTCTTTTCTGATGTTGTTGATGATGCGCGTTGTTCCCCTTACATATATATCTTGTTTTCTCTTCGGAGCTGTGTGATccgctctcctcttctctcctctcctctcctctcccctccctccccccacccacgGGCCTCGCCGGTCGCATCTAGTCGTGCGTGTTTCCTtcgttctctcttcttttgttGTCGGTGTTCGCTGGAGGGTCGCCGGTCGACGAAGAGACAGGTCCTGCGCCAGAGAGAAGAGTAGGAAAACGAAGAGCCCGGCGCAATGTGGGTGCGGTGGTGGATCAAGCTGTGgaagaagcacacacacacacacgccagacacacacgtgtgtctACGACCCGAGATCATGACGGCCAAAAGAGGAGGTGAAGGGAGGGGACTTTGGAAGAGGAGGATGTTGTGCTGTGTTGCgcatccctctccctctctaccctcaccacacacgcactcgcctCTCCTCCGGAGATAACGTTTTCCTcttgctccctctctctctctctgaacATCTCAGCGACTCGGCACGGCACGGCCGCGTTCGTTACTCACCGGCTCTGTTCGTCTGTTTCGTCGCCTGTGTACTCGCTTCCTTTCTGTACCGCGCGAGGTATGcatatgcatgtgcatgtgcaagtgtgtgtgtgtgtgtgtgtgtgtgtgtgtgtgtgtgaccgCCCGTGTATACGTGTACATGTGTATGCACATCTATATACGCATCTCCTTGTCTAtgtctcgctctcgctctgtgtCGGCgaacgtgcgcgcgcgtggggaaaggggagggcgtCTCTCCTTTCATGTCCTTTCTCTCGTGAGGCCGAGgcccccccaccccctcctcactGAGCACAGAGGAGACCAAAACGAAATCTGGCCTTCGCCACCTGTCAGTTCCGCCTGTAAaaacacgtacacacacacactgttACCAGACATGGATAGAGCAGCTACAATCAAACGCACGCGGGCCCGCGTACACAAAAGTGGCGTTGTGTgcaccgacgaggaggaggaggcgcagtaCACCTCACCCCCGCTTGCTCTGTATGCCCTCCCACGCCCTCTCATTTTCGGCTCTCGTACGAAGTCATCCATGTACGGGCGCATGATGCGCCATGCCGCTGCATATCTTGCCACACctgcccttccctcctcacCTTCGCAtcctcttcttttcgtttcgtTCCCACACTCTTTCGCCTCAACGCGCTATGATGGCCACCATCGCTGCCCTCCACCATTCCTCACCCTTCCGCCCGCtcgccccacccaccccacacatacacgcacgcgctggaGCACAGCACGTCTGCAtcttccgcctcctcttgaAGTGTCTTATAACAGTCAAACGCCTTTcactcctctcctcttccgctcatacccccccccctccccactaCCCTTCACTCCGTCACAATGGCCACCCGCGTGAACAACCTCCTGAGCCACATCGCTATCCGCGACTCGGATAGCGAGGAGATGCGCTACATCAAGCAGCGTCTCGCgctcgcctccctcgccaCCCAGTTCACCATGTCCTCGGAGAAGATGAAGCAGCTCACCATGTACATGATCCACGAGATGGTGGAGGGTCTTGAGGGCCGCCCGAGCACCGTGCGCATGCTGCCGTCCTTCGTGTACACGTCCGACCCGGCCAAGGCCACCGGTGTGTACTACGCGCTCGACCTCGGCGGCACGAACTTCCGTGTGCTTCGTGTgagcctgcgcggcggcaaggtgGACGACCGCACCGACTCGAAGTTCGTCATCCCGAAGAGTGCCCTGGTTGGCGACGCCACGGACCTGTTCGACTTCATTGCGCAGAGCGTGAAGAAGATGATGTCGGAGAACGCCCCCGACGACCTGGAGAAGCGCGTGCCGCTGGGGTTCACCTTCTCCTTCCCGGTGGACCAGAAGGCCGTCAACAAGGGACTGCTGATCAAGTGGACAAAGGGCTTTTCGACGAAGAACGTGGAGGGCAACGAtgtggtggagctgctgcaagcgtcgctgcgccgcgtgcgcgtcaaCGTGAACGTCGTGGCGCTCTGCAACGACACCGTCGGCACGCTGGTGGCCCGCTACTTCGTGGACACGGACGTGCAGGTGGGCGTCATCATCGGCACCGGCTCCAACGCCTGCTACTTTgagcgcgcctctgccgtcaCGAAGGACCCCGCCGTGTCTGCccgcggcaacgccgtcacGCCGATCAACATGGAGTGCGGTAACTTCGACTCCAAGTACAAGTACGCGCTGCCCATCACCGTGTACGATGATGAGATGGACGCGATCACCCCCAACCGCGAGAACCAGCGCCAAGAGAAGCTCGTCTCCGGCATGTACCTGGGTGAGATCTCTCGCCGCTTGATCGTGCACCTGGCTCAGCTCGGCTGCCTGCCCCGCGGGCTGGTGGATGGCCTGTGCAGGCCGTGGGCATTCGAGAGTAAGCACATGGGTATGATCGCCGCCGATCAGATGCCCGGCCTGCAGTTCACCCGCGAGCTCATCAAGCGCATCGCTGGTGTGGATGTGACTGATATGTCCGACCTGCACACAATTCGCGAGGCCTGCTGCCTGGTGCGTAACCGCGCCGCTCAGCAGGGCGCTGTCTTCACTGCTGCTCCGATGCTCAAGACCCGCACGCAGGGtctcgccaccgtcgccgtcgacggctCCGTGTACGAGAAGACGCCGTCCTTCCAGCGCCTGTACCAGGAGTGCATAACGAGCATCCTCGGAAGCACGTCGAACGTgaaggtggtgctgcagaaAGACGGTagcggtgtcggcgccgcgATGATCTGCGCGCTGGCCGCCAACAAGAAGTAGGCagcgcgtcagcagcagcacgcatATGCGCCTTTTTGGGGAGAAAGGTTTGAGGGTTGGTGACGGCTATGGAAAGCGGTATTCATGGCCTCGTGGCGAGTGCCGCCGACGCATCGTTGCGGAGGGGGAAGCCTCTTTCAGACGAACGCGCATGGGttctgcccctctccctctccctctccctctgaaGCTGCTTCGGACGCACACATCGCGTTCCACCatgggtgtgtgcgtctcctGATTCTCCGTAACGAGAttgtgctcttcctctctttcctttgcgGGCACGTCTTCGGCGTTTGCGCTTCTGCGGTAGCGGTGACGACGATGAAGACGTACCCGTTGAGGTGCGCATGCGTATCTAAGCGTGTCAGGGCGCGGAGGGTAGGATTCAGtggccccccccctctcatCTTCAGCTCCGTAATGGAGCGTGTTCTCTTTTCCTCGGGAGTCACGCTGTCCGCGGAGACCCGTCAATTGTgttgagggagagggagtggggaTGTGAAAGGTGGGCGTCCCGCCCGTGGACGTCGTGCGTCGATGCTTCTACCCTCGaatcaccaccaccaccgccgcggcgcctcCCGCGTGAAACGCACACAGCTAAAGATCGCATGGCACCCTCCCACTCCACCCTCCTtgctctccctttctttgtTTACGAAGGCGTCTCTCGCCTCGTAATTCGCTGGTCTTTAGCTTGCGTgactctcttcctctgcttgACCTTTCtgagaggcggaggcgggggggggggcaaggtGGGAACGGCGACGGAGCTGCCAgcgagcaccgcctccaaTTTCTTGGGCAGCCGTCGgcttgccaccaccaccaccaccccctcgctcgctctctgtcGATATAACGCCTATGCGTTTCGTCTTCGGTTTGCTCCTCCCTGTCCTCACGCCgtccgcggtgccgcgcatcaccgcacgcggcggccggcatgaAGGATGGTCAACTTGGGCAATACATAAAGAGACACTCAACCGCGCTCGCATGAGCAGGAACAAATCCTGGTGCGGTtcgggggagaggaggagaggtgagaggagagggggaggggggcaccgcctccccccaccccccttctctttccttcgcctctgcctctttgCTACCGGCCCTCTTTTTCGTGGCCATGTCCCCATACGACGCTTCTCGTCGGCGtgttcgctgccgctccacagcccttccccccccccctccctctcattGCTCCGCGATTCGAACGCCCACGGTAGACATGCACGCGGGCACATCCGAAAGGTGTGACGATGGATCGCAAGGCTGCTCAGCTGTGTGCATGAGTGGCTCTGTGTCCGCGTGTTTCTGTGAACCTTGTCCAGCTGCTCGAAGACATCGTTGTGTCTGGTTTCTGTGGCCATAGCGACGGCgctcctttctcttttccgTCGCGTTGTTGCCCCTTCTTCTTTCCCCGTGATGACGGGTGAAGGTGAAGGGAGGAGGCACACATGCCTCCGTGCGCGGTATCTCAGGGCCCAGTGACCCCCACTCTGTCTGGGGAGGCCAACCAACCAACCAACCAACTCTATCCTCTGTCgaatgccgagccacttctGCTGGTAGCAGGCGCGAGCACCCACGACATGGGGAAGTCAGAACGACACATcaagggaaaagaaaagcgaaaaaGGCGGCAGCATTGCCGAACTGCTActcgctccccctccttctgtgcgtgtgcgtgtgtgcttgctaGTGTTATCCTCGGTATTCTGAAACAAGCGATGCGTGCACGGTTGAAAAAGAAGTGGGCAGGGGCGGGGCGGCAGGTTGGCCAGAGCCTAGAGGGTGCACGCAAGCACTCGGAAGAGAAAGCGGCTGTAGAGGGCGGAAAAGGACATCTCTGTCACACCTGtcgcctccccccacccccttcttttcTATGTTGGTGACGCTccagcaccccctcccctcccgtgGCCCTCTCAGCCACGTCTTCGCATCCGCCCATAAGCGCACATTTCGATGGATTCATTGGGCATTGCTCATGCTTTCAGTGTGCAAGGACGAGGTCTGCGTGTGtttctgtgtctgtgcacgGTACTGGAAGCTGAGCAAGTCACGGCCTCGCCTCTggccccgccccctcttcaTCTTCTGCTGCCTGCTCACGTATCCTCTccgcgcttctcttcctcctcacGTCCCCGCTACGCCTTCCCACCTCACTTGACTGCTACCCGTGTTGTTATGAGACATGTGCCAGCTCCCCGGGTGGCACAGCTTTGGTCATCCCTACCGATCCCCtccactcacacacacgcgcactcaaCCGAACCAGCAGTGGCAGCCCATCATGCAGGCTCGTCTTCGACGCTGCCTTCAATGCAGCTCCGGAAGTGACGTtgtctcgctctcctctgctAAACCTCCGCAGCCTTCGACGTGGTCGTTGATCCGGCGagcgcccctcctcctcctcagcagcagcagcggtgtcaCGTCCGTGCGCTGCTACTCACATGAAGGAGATTGCTCTTCCTCGCGCCGCACACCCGCTGCGGTAGCGCCTTCTACTGCCGCCCCCTCGGCGTCCCCTGACCCAGCGACAACAACGCTCGGTGCACTTCAGCGCTATGTGCACCAACGCGACTacggcggctgtgcggcCTTCTACGAGCAGCACTTCAAcccagcacagcagcacttTATAACCGACTTCTGCCAGGACTTTGTGGCCGACGCCCGCGACGCGCTCATCACACTGATGCGCGTGTACACCAACCTTGGACGCATAGACAAGGTGCGTGAGGTGCTTGCCGTGGGCCTGCGCGACCTCGCCGCTCCAAAGGAGCCCAAGTTGGCATCACCTGTGCAATATGCATGgctgggcagcagcgcaagacggcgagacggcggcaacgccacgGCTGCCACCGGTACCCCGCTGAAGTTGCAAGACGACCTCCTCGCCCCAGGTGCTGCCGCAAGGGGAGGCAGGTCATGCGACACCAGCGCCATCATGTGGTGGCGCCGTCCCAC
This genomic window contains:
- a CDS encoding putative hexokinase, producing the protein MATRVNNLLSHIAIRDSDSEEMRYIKQRLALASLATQFTMSSEKMKQLTMYMIHEMVEGLEGRPSTVRMLPSFVYTSDPAKATGVYYALDLGGTNFRVLRVSLRGGKVDDRTDSKFVIPKSALVGDATDLFDFIAQSVKKMMSENAPDDLEKRVPLGFTFSFPVDQKAVNKGLLIKWTKGFSTKNVEGNDVVELLQASLRRVRVNVNVVALCNDTVGTLVARYFVDTDVQVGVIIGTGSNACYFERASAVTKDPAVSARGNAVTPINMECGNFDSKYKYALPITVYDDEMDAITPNRENQRQEKLVSGMYLGEISRRLIVHLAQLGCLPRGLVDGLCRPWAFESKHMGMIAADQMPGLQFTRELIKRIAGVDVTDMSDLHTIREACCLVRNRAAQQGAVFTAAPMLKTRTQGLATVAVDGSVYEKTPSFQRLYQECITSILGSTSNVKVVLQRDGSGVGAAMICALAANKK
- a CDS encoding putative hexokinase → MATRVNNLLSHIAIRDSDSEEMRYIKQRLALASLATQFTMSSEKMKQLTMYMIHEMVEGLEGRPSTVRMLPSFVYTSDPAKATGVYYALDLGGTNFRVLRVSLRGGKVDDRTDSKFVIPKSALVGDATDLFDFIAQSVKKMMSENAPDDLEKRVPLGFTFSFPVDQKAVNKGLLIKWTKGFSTKNVEGNDVVELLQASLRRVRVNVNVVALCNDTVGTLVARYFVDTDVQVGVIIGTGSNACYFERASAVTKDPAVSARGNAVTPINMECGNFDSKYKYALPITVYDDEMDAITPNRENQRQEKLVSGMYLGEISRRLIVHLAQLGCLPRGLVDGLCRPWAFESKHMGMIAADQMPGLQFTRELIKRIAGVDVTDMSDLHTIREACCLVRNRAAQQGAVFTAAPMLKTRTQGLATVAVDGSVYEKTPSFQRLYQECITSILGSTSNVKVVLQKDGSGVGAAMICALAANKK